A genomic window from Terrisporobacter glycolicus ATCC 14880 = DSM 1288 includes:
- a CDS encoding alpha/beta hydrolase: MKCKEFYFKGKEDLNIHVYKYTSESVKPKAVIQIAHGMSETAIRYKEFAQKLTENGYVVYINDHRGHGITAKTMDNVGYLAEKEGFTCLVEDMNILTNIIKEENPDLPIYLFGHSMGSFASQRYIMEYGNNLAGLILSGSNGKHGKILKVAELISKFEIKKHGRRHRSKKLDNLIFGGNNKGFKPSKTDFDWLSRDQKEVQQYIDDPFCGVLFTCGFFYDFIKGLQEVEDKDNLNKVPLDLPIYIMSGDKDPVGKNGKGVLRLKDRYVNLGVKKVSWKLYEGGRHEMLNEINKEEVINDIISWLDEREKECVND; the protein is encoded by the coding sequence ATGAAGTGTAAAGAATTTTATTTTAAAGGAAAAGAAGATTTAAATATACATGTTTATAAATATACAAGTGAAAGTGTAAAACCAAAAGCAGTGATACAAATAGCTCATGGTATGTCAGAAACAGCAATTAGATATAAAGAATTTGCACAAAAACTAACTGAAAATGGTTATGTTGTTTATATAAATGATCATAGAGGTCATGGTATAACAGCTAAAACTATGGACAATGTGGGATATTTAGCTGAAAAAGAGGGATTTACATGTTTAGTAGAAGATATGAATATTCTTACAAACATAATTAAAGAAGAAAATCCTGATTTGCCAATATATTTATTTGGACATAGTATGGGTTCTTTTGCTAGTCAAAGATATATAATGGAATATGGTAACAATTTAGCAGGCTTAATACTATCTGGATCAAACGGTAAACACGGTAAAATTTTAAAAGTAGCAGAATTAATATCAAAATTTGAAATAAAAAAACATGGAAGAAGACATAGAAGTAAAAAGCTGGACAATTTAATATTTGGTGGAAACAATAAAGGATTTAAACCATCTAAAACTGATTTTGATTGGTTAAGTAGAGATCAAAAAGAAGTACAACAGTATATAGATGATCCTTTCTGTGGTGTATTATTTACTTGTGGATTTTTCTATGACTTTATAAAAGGACTGCAAGAAGTGGAAGACAAAGATAATCTAAATAAAGTTCCTTTAGATTTACCTATTTATATAATGTCTGGAGATAAAGACCCAGTTGGTAAAAATGGAAAAGGTGTTCTTAGACTTAAAGATAGATATGTGAATTTAGGTGTTAAAAAGGTTTCATGGAAGTTATACGAAGGTGGTAGACATGAAATGTTAAATGAAATAAATAAAGAAGAAGTTATTAATGATATAATTTCTTGGCTTGATGAAAGAGAAAAAGAATGTGTTAATGATTAA
- a CDS encoding sulfite exporter TauE/SafE family protein yields MESLTIYLIVCPLVFLGGFVDSIAGGGGFISLPAYMMSGLPVHMAIGTNKLSSAMGTSLATYRFAKKGYINLKTALYCAVCALIGSMMGAKTALLIDDKIFRLIMLIILPITGLYVIFNKSLERNKKEYDNDFSYKKTLIVGMVVALFIGFYDGFYGPGTGTFLMIALTSFAHMTLNESAGITKVINLTTNITSLCVFLLNGKVMFSVGLIAGLFGIAGNYVGTNLFSDKGVKIVKPIMIVVLSIFFIKLLIEVI; encoded by the coding sequence TTGGAATCACTTACTATTTATCTAATCGTTTGTCCCCTTGTCTTTCTTGGTGGATTTGTTGATTCAATTGCTGGTGGCGGAGGATTTATTTCACTTCCTGCTTACATGATGTCTGGTTTACCTGTTCACATGGCAATTGGAACAAACAAATTAAGCTCAGCCATGGGAACTTCCCTAGCTACATATAGGTTTGCCAAAAAAGGATATATTAATTTGAAAACAGCCTTGTACTGTGCTGTTTGTGCCTTAATTGGATCTATGATGGGTGCAAAAACAGCCTTATTAATTGATGATAAAATTTTCAGGTTAATTATGCTTATTATTTTACCTATAACAGGCTTATATGTTATTTTTAATAAAAGCTTGGAGAGAAATAAAAAAGAATATGATAATGATTTTTCATATAAGAAAACTTTGATTGTAGGCATGGTTGTTGCTTTGTTTATAGGTTTTTACGATGGTTTTTATGGTCCTGGTACTGGAACTTTTTTAATGATAGCTTTAACTAGTTTTGCTCATATGACTTTAAATGAGTCCGCAGGTATTACTAAAGTTATTAATTTAACTACAAATATAACTAGTTTATGCGTTTTTCTTTTAAATGGAAAAGTAATGTTTAGCGTAGGCCTTATTGCAGGTTTATTTGGAATTGCAGGAAATTATGTTGGCACTAATCTATTTTCAGATAAGGGAGTTAAAATTGTAAAACCTATTATGATTGTAGTTTTATCTATATTTTTTATAAAGCTTCTTATTGAAGTAATATAA